The Armatimonadota bacterium genome includes a window with the following:
- a CDS encoding formate/nitrite transporter family protein has protein sequence MAYVMPDRVVQNMVQAGAAKARLRVSDLLVRGFLSGALLGVATTLALTAQLQTRVPLAGALVFPVGFVMIVLLGLELVTGNFALVPLAVLEGRVGGRELARNWTWAFLGNLLGGMTYAVLFVATVAPDSAMAKLLATLAEAKTLGYARLGSDGLRIAFVKALLCNWMVTLGVALSFSSQGTGGKIAAMWLPILTFFAQGFEHSVVNMFVIPAGILSGARVSAWEWWIWNQIPVTAGNVLGGLVFTGFALYFAHRQPGRLVRSLPESTLREGRREG, from the coding sequence ATGGCCTACGTGATGCCCGACCGCGTGGTGCAGAACATGGTGCAGGCGGGGGCTGCGAAGGCCCGGTTGCGGGTATCGGACCTGCTCGTCCGGGGATTTCTCTCCGGTGCACTTCTGGGGGTTGCCACCACCCTGGCCCTCACCGCGCAGCTCCAGACCCGCGTCCCTCTGGCGGGTGCCTTGGTCTTTCCCGTAGGGTTCGTGATGATCGTGCTGCTGGGACTGGAGCTGGTGACGGGGAACTTCGCGCTGGTCCCCCTCGCCGTTCTGGAGGGACGGGTGGGAGGACGGGAGCTGGCGCGGAACTGGACCTGGGCGTTCCTGGGGAACTTGCTGGGCGGCATGACCTACGCGGTGCTGTTCGTGGCCACGGTGGCACCGGATTCCGCGATGGCCAAGCTGCTCGCAACCCTCGCGGAGGCGAAAACCCTGGGATACGCGCGGCTGGGAAGCGATGGCCTACGAATCGCCTTTGTGAAGGCCCTCCTTTGCAACTGGATGGTGACCTTGGGAGTGGCCCTCTCGTTCAGCTCGCAGGGCACAGGGGGCAAGATTGCGGCCATGTGGCTGCCCATCCTGACCTTCTTCGCTCAGGGGTTCGAACACTCGGTGGTGAACATGTTCGTAATCCCCGCGGGGATCCTGAGCGGCGCACGGGTTTCCGCCTGGGAGTGGTGGATCTGGAATCAGATTCCCGTCACCGCGGGGAACGTACTGGGAGGTCTCGTCTTCACCGGGTTTGCGCTGTACTTCGCACACAGG
- a CDS encoding ferredoxin--nitrite reductase translates to MELRTRSQNAIERLKAEKDGLEVGAHIPRFAELGWERIPRDDVERLKWWGVFLRRQSEGEPGYFMLRVRIPNGIATASQVRELATLSQQVGRGLMDVTIRQQIQLRWIRIEDVPEILERLQRVGLTTLQTGMDNVRNVVGCPLAGLLRTELFDASLVVRAFTERMVGNRAYTNLPRKFNVTITGCVENCTHAETQDLALVPAVRGEKVGFNVLVGGKMGSGGYRIAVSLDAFASPEEAPEVCEAIVAVFRDHGLREARGKARLSFLLDAWGVERFRAVVEAYLRRPLAHGGQDARRSGHSDHLGVVPQKQQGRCAVGLWVPVGRLRAEQLLELARLSEVYGESEVRFTTSQNVLLPHVPEWRLEALLAEPLLRELPHDPPPALRGLVACTGTDFCNLALIETKRRALTIARSLQDRVERSVTVHWSGCPAGCGNHGVADVGLVGKRVRLGAAVVEAVDVYVGGSSGPEAATAVKLLEDVPCDALEPVLEALMRYGNFEELRARLRATATSAPTAREVVPGGPVVQAPDGAGGHG, encoded by the coding sequence ATGGAGCTGCGCACGCGGTCGCAGAATGCCATCGAACGCCTCAAAGCCGAAAAGGACGGACTGGAGGTAGGAGCCCATATCCCCCGGTTCGCGGAGCTCGGCTGGGAGCGGATCCCCCGGGACGACGTGGAGCGGCTGAAGTGGTGGGGCGTTTTCCTGCGCCGTCAGAGCGAAGGAGAGCCCGGCTACTTCATGCTGCGCGTCCGCATCCCCAACGGGATCGCCACCGCATCCCAGGTCCGGGAGCTGGCCACCCTCAGCCAGCAGGTGGGCCGGGGGCTCATGGACGTCACCATCCGCCAACAGATCCAGCTGCGGTGGATCCGGATCGAAGACGTGCCGGAGATCCTGGAACGGCTGCAAAGGGTGGGCCTGACCACCCTGCAGACGGGTATGGACAATGTGCGCAATGTGGTGGGATGCCCCCTCGCGGGCCTGTTGCGCACAGAACTCTTTGACGCCTCTTTGGTGGTGCGGGCCTTCACGGAGCGCATGGTGGGGAATCGGGCGTACACAAACCTTCCCCGGAAGTTCAACGTGACCATTACGGGCTGCGTGGAGAACTGCACCCACGCGGAAACCCAGGATCTAGCCCTGGTGCCCGCGGTGCGAGGGGAGAAGGTCGGTTTCAACGTGCTGGTCGGCGGAAAGATGGGGTCTGGCGGCTACCGCATCGCAGTCTCCTTGGACGCCTTCGCGTCCCCGGAGGAGGCCCCGGAGGTGTGCGAGGCCATCGTGGCAGTCTTCCGGGACCACGGATTGCGGGAGGCCCGCGGCAAGGCCCGCCTGAGCTTCCTGCTGGACGCGTGGGGCGTAGAGCGGTTCCGGGCCGTGGTGGAGGCGTACCTACGCCGCCCGCTTGCGCATGGGGGACAGGATGCTCGCCGATCTGGACACAGCGACCACCTGGGGGTCGTGCCGCAAAAGCAGCAGGGGCGTTGCGCGGTAGGCCTCTGGGTACCCGTGGGCCGCCTTCGGGCCGAGCAGCTGTTGGAGCTCGCACGCCTGAGCGAGGTGTACGGGGAATCGGAGGTGCGGTTTACCACGTCGCAGAACGTCCTTTTGCCCCACGTGCCGGAGTGGCGGCTGGAGGCCCTGCTCGCCGAACCCCTCCTCCGGGAGCTGCCGCACGACCCGCCGCCCGCTCTGCGGGGGCTGGTAGCCTGCACGGGCACGGATTTCTGCAACCTGGCTCTCATCGAGACCAAGCGTCGGGCCCTGACCATCGCCCGCTCGCTTCAGGACCGGGTAGAGCGGTCCGTGACCGTGCACTGGTCTGGATGCCCCGCGGGGTGCGGGAACCACGGGGTAGCGGACGTGGGACTCGTGGGCAAGAGGGTTCGCCTCGGCGCCGCCGTGGTGGAGGCCGTAGACGTGTACGTAGGCGGCAGCAGTGGGCCCGAGGCCGCCACGGCCGTGAAGCTCCTGGAGGATGTGCCCTGCGATGCCCTGGAACCCGTGCTCGAAGCCCTGATGCGTTACGGGAACTTCGAGGAACTGCGCGCGCGGCTGAGGGCGACCGCAACCAGTGCTCCCACGGCCCGGGAGGTCGTCCCCGGAGGGCCCGTGGTGCAGGCCCCGGACGGCGCAGGGGGGCACGGGTGA
- a CDS encoding glucose 1-dehydrogenase, translated as MRLAGKVALVTGAGAGIGRAIAVRFAEEGAAVVASDIVAERVEATVAALREQGGKGVGVVGDVSSEADADRMVESAVREFGRLDILVNNAGIMDRFLPAAETPTDLWRRVMGVNLEGPFFLCRRALGHMLEQGGGVIVNISSVAGFLGGRAGVAYTVSKHALIGLTRHIAQHYGTRNIRCNAICPGAIQTGIPLGGEPHAEAMQRVMGLMSYMPRPGQPEEVARAALFLASDEASYVNGAILVVDGGWTVV; from the coding sequence ATGAGGCTTGCGGGAAAAGTAGCGCTCGTCACGGGAGCGGGAGCGGGGATCGGGAGGGCCATCGCGGTGCGGTTCGCGGAGGAAGGAGCCGCGGTGGTGGCCTCGGACATCGTGGCCGAGCGGGTGGAGGCGACGGTGGCAGCCCTCCGGGAGCAGGGAGGGAAGGGGGTGGGAGTAGTGGGAGACGTTTCCTCGGAGGCTGACGCGGACCGCATGGTGGAGAGCGCCGTCCGGGAATTCGGCCGCTTGGATATCCTGGTCAACAACGCGGGGATCATGGACCGCTTCCTGCCGGCCGCAGAGACGCCCACGGACCTGTGGCGGCGGGTGATGGGCGTCAACCTGGAAGGGCCCTTCTTCCTCTGCCGTCGGGCCCTCGGGCACATGCTGGAACAAGGCGGTGGGGTGATCGTGAACATCTCGTCCGTGGCGGGATTCCTAGGAGGTCGGGCGGGCGTGGCCTATACCGTTTCCAAACACGCCCTCATCGGTCTCACCCGCCACATCGCCCAGCACTACGGAACCCGGAACATTCGGTGTAACGCCATCTGCCCAGGGGCCATCCAGACGGGGATCCCGCTGGGCGGGGAACCCCACGCGGAAGCTATGCAGCGGGTGATGGGGTTGATGTCCTACATGCCGCGTCCGGGTCAGCCGGAGGAGGTGGCCCGGGCCGCCCTGTTTTTGGCGAGCGACGAAGCCAGCTACGTGAACGGGGCGATCCTCGTAGTGGACGGCGGGTGGACGGTGGTGTGA
- a CDS encoding FAD-binding protein — MSDFDYQTDVLIVGSGAAGLVGALVVKEHGFEPLIVEKTAFVGGTSAWSGGGLWIPNNPVSRAAGVQDSFEAALTYLDHVVGDVGPASSPARRRAFLQHGPRMVEFLQRLGFRWRAARGYPDYYPDRPGASLAGRCIEGAVFDGRQLGPWLARLHRHPHLPAIPIHTNEAAAFALMRRTPRGALAALRVLGRWAAHRLRGRLPLTMGLSLIGQLLWLVLQRGVPIWLESPLLELLVENGGVTGAVVRHHNRSVRIRARFGVLLAAGGFAHNREMRERYHPHPISTAWTSAAPADTGDAIRAAQAIGAAVVLMDDAWWGPTALTPQGRPLFLLWERSLPFSIIVDASGQRFMNESASYVDCGHRQYERHREIPAIPAWLVIDAKHRRYYPFGLLPPGFTPASATGPGFLVRASTLRELASRCAIHPDGLVHTVERFNRMARAGRDEDFQRGENAYDNYYGDPRVRPNPNLGPLDRPPFYATAVYPGDLGTKGGLLTDAWGRVLREDGTPIPGLYAAGNTSASVMGRTYPGPGGTLGPACAFAYIAMLHATRNL, encoded by the coding sequence ATGTCGGACTTCGATTACCAGACGGATGTCCTGATCGTGGGCAGCGGAGCCGCGGGACTCGTGGGCGCACTCGTGGTGAAAGAGCACGGCTTTGAGCCTCTCATCGTGGAGAAGACCGCGTTCGTGGGGGGAACCAGTGCGTGGTCCGGAGGGGGCCTGTGGATCCCCAACAACCCCGTCAGCCGCGCGGCGGGGGTTCAGGATTCCTTCGAAGCCGCCCTCACCTACCTCGACCACGTGGTGGGCGATGTCGGCCCGGCCTCCTCACCGGCACGTCGCCGGGCCTTCCTCCAGCACGGGCCACGGATGGTGGAATTCCTGCAGCGCCTGGGGTTCCGGTGGCGCGCGGCGCGCGGATACCCCGATTACTACCCCGACCGGCCTGGGGCCTCCCTCGCGGGCCGGTGCATCGAGGGAGCGGTCTTCGACGGCCGGCAACTGGGCCCGTGGTTGGCCCGACTGCACCGGCACCCCCATCTGCCAGCGATTCCCATCCACACCAACGAGGCCGCGGCTTTCGCCCTGATGCGGCGGACGCCCCGCGGAGCGCTTGCAGCCCTACGGGTTCTGGGTCGATGGGCCGCTCACCGTCTCCGGGGTCGTCTCCCGCTCACCATGGGGCTGTCGCTTATCGGACAGCTCCTCTGGCTCGTGCTGCAGCGCGGCGTTCCCATCTGGCTGGAGAGTCCTCTTCTGGAACTCCTGGTGGAGAACGGAGGCGTGACAGGCGCCGTGGTGCGGCATCACAACCGATCTGTACGGATCCGGGCCCGCTTCGGAGTCCTCCTGGCGGCCGGCGGATTCGCGCACAACCGGGAGATGCGGGAGCGGTACCACCCGCATCCCATCTCCACCGCGTGGACCTCTGCTGCGCCTGCGGATACCGGGGACGCCATCCGGGCGGCCCAGGCCATCGGCGCCGCGGTGGTCCTAATGGACGATGCCTGGTGGGGACCCACCGCCCTCACCCCCCAGGGTCGGCCGCTCTTTCTGCTGTGGGAGCGCTCGCTACCCTTCTCGATCATCGTGGATGCGAGCGGTCAACGGTTCATGAACGAGTCTGCCTCCTACGTGGACTGTGGCCACCGGCAGTACGAGCGCCACCGGGAGATCCCCGCCATCCCTGCCTGGCTCGTCATCGATGCGAAGCATCGCCGCTATTACCCGTTTGGCCTTCTACCTCCGGGATTCACCCCCGCTTCCGCCACCGGCCCAGGGTTCCTGGTACGGGCCAGTACCCTGCGGGAGCTGGCGAGCCGGTGCGCCATCCACCCCGACGGCCTCGTGCACACCGTGGAACGGTTCAACCGCATGGCGCGGGCTGGAAGGGATGAGGACTTCCAGCGAGGGGAGAACGCCTACGACAACTACTACGGAGATCCCCGGGTGCGTCCCAACCCCAACCTGGGACCTCTTGACCGGCCTCCGTTCTATGCCACCGCGGTGTATCCCGGCGACCTCGGGACCAAGGGAGGGCTGCTGACGGACGCGTGGGGCCGTGTGCTGCGGGAGGATGGCACGCCCATCCCGGGACTCTACGCGGCGGGGAACACCA